In the genome of Nycticebus coucang isolate mNycCou1 chromosome 12, mNycCou1.pri, whole genome shotgun sequence, the window AGGGTTAGGCTCCGGCGGGAAGGCGGAGCCGTTGGGGAGCGTGCGGGGACTCGTGGTCTCTCCCGGAAAAACCACTTCCACCCGGAGCGCGGAGCGAAAGCCCGTAATAGAGGGGGGCGGGCTGAGAAAGGGGCGGAGCCACGGCGGGGCGTTGGGTTAAAGGCGGGGCGGTAGGGcggagctgggtggagctgagccGGGTGGGCAATGTCTACACTTAGGGCGCGGAGGCTGGGTGCGCCCTTCTTTAGATACCTGGTTCAGCTGGCGGGACCGGCCGAGCCGGTCCAGTCGCGCTCCAGTTTTGGGAGAATGCGAAGGGTCAGAGCAGGTGTGGAAGCAGACCAAGGGCGCTGGTTGCAGGGGCTAACTGGGTAGGCAGACCCTACGGGGATTATTCACTTAAAGGCCTCCTTACTCTAGAGGCCGGACTTCCAATGAAGTGGGATGGCATTCTTCCAACAGTGGCCATGGCTGGCATCTGAGTGAAGTGTTAAGAAAGAgttggggctcggcgcctgtggctaaagcggctaaggcgccagccacctacaccagagctggcgggttcgaatccagcccgggcctgccagacaacaatgacaactgcaacccaaaaatggccaggcattgtggcgcgtgcctgtagtcccagctacttgagaggctgaggcaagagaatcgcttgagcccaggcttTGGAGGTTGCTAccagctgtgataccatagcactctacccagggcgacagcttgagactctgtctcaaaaaaaaaaaaaaaggggttgGCCAGTCGCGATGGCGCACTCCTATAAtctggcactgtgggaggccaaggagggtggatcgcctgagctcaggagtactcTACtctagaaaaaactgaggcaggaggatctcttgagcccaatagtttaaggttgctgtgagggcagACGCCAGCCCCAGCACTCTACGAatggtgacagtgagactctcagaaaaaagaaaaacaagttggcTAAcaatcttacttttcttttcttcagcttccGGAGGTTTTAGTCTTACACCTCTAACGGAGAAAGTCTATAGGACTTTATTTAACTTCACCAAGCACATtaggttttggttttgttgttattCCCAATTGGCTGCTCTGTAGATTCtctgtaaaacttttttttttattagagagacagactcactttgtcaccctcagtagagtgccagagcatcacagctcatagcaacctccagctcttgggctcaagtgattctcttggctcagcctcctgaatagctgggactacaggcgcccgccacaacctccgactattttttttgttgctgcagtttggccggggccaggtttgaacccaccatcctcagtatatggggctggcaccctgctcactgagctacaggtgccacccaccagtaaacatttaaataaagagGACTGTGCTCTATGTAGAAAAGTAAAACTAGGACTGGAGAGGGCTGAGGTGGCTAGTGCCTAAAAGCCTAGCACTCTTGTGGAGATGGAGGAGGGAGCAtcccctgaactcaggagttccagagcagcctgagcaagaaaaagaccctgtctctaaaaatagcctggcgtttgtggagggcacctgtagtcccagctacttgggaggctgaggcaagaggatcccttgagcccaagagtttgaggttgctgtgagcaatgatgctatagcactctactgaaggccacaaGTGAGACTGTTtcgaaaaacaaaataataataaaaattaaaaaaaaaaattgagaaagttaGCTATCTACTGTTGAAGAGCAGTGAAAGGGGACAGTCTCTCATTTAACACACTAATTGTCTTTCAGACAGGAACCTGAAAAAAGCTGTTGCATTTTTATTCAGacatgtataaaaacaaaacaaaaaacttcaatgATACAACATACATTTTCCCCCGGTTCTCCATCCAAGGGGGATGAAGAGGTCTGAAGCTGGGTCTTCTTTCTGTCCCATCTGGAAGCTTCTCACTGCTGGATGAGAATAGCTCCTAAAAGTGGATCTTGGGGACCATTGTGAGTAAGGAGTGGAGATCATTTATAGCACATGTAGGTTATGGTTTATCCaaaggtattttgttatttttcattttgacccacccacccaccacatCCTGAGATGAGAGGTCTGGACACAGGAGGAAGATGTGGTTTTTGGGAGTTAGTCTTCATTCAGTGCAAAAGTAAGAAAACAACGACCTTTACAAGAGCTCTGACTTACATCAGTTTTCCTTGATACCTTATAGTAGGAGGTGTGCACTGGAATTAGATTTTGAGTCCTGGACCTGCTGCTTAATTTAGTCGCTTTAAGGCTCACTTTCCTTATCTGCATAATGGGATAATATGTATCTCACAGAATTGCTTTAAGGATGAGATAGTATAGGTAAAGTTTAACATGATGCCCAGCTCATACTATTCAATTAACAGCAATCAATATGTATTCCTAACCTCTTTCTGCACTTGACAAACTTTTAAGCTTCCTGGTCTTTCTAAGACATTAGGAGTCATACGTAAAAATTTTGCTTTCCTCTCCCAGGTTTCCTCCCATTCCTCTTTCTGAACCTAGTCCCAATAAGTCAGAGCCTGAGATAAACGGACAGGGAGAATAATCCTTCATATCTCCAGTAGTCCCCGTGAGGAGGCTGAGGAATGAGATTGAGAAAGCACACAAAACAGGGATAAACCTTCTTTCCTGTgttgggaaagagaagaaagtgcaCAGCTGGCTACATATCACAAGAATTTTTTGTCAAAGTGTTTAAAAGCCTCCAAAGGTTGAGTGGAATTGTCTAGGACTGGCATAGTAGGGCTAAGACCtgtaaaagaggaagaggaagtagaGAGAAGTAGGGGTACCCTCTAGAGGCACTAGCTGCCATCAAAAACTCCTTGAGTACCTCAGGGAGCAGGGGTTATGTTCTCTGGGCATTAGCCTTGGGGAAAAGTCTGCTATGCCAGTAATCAGGGTTATCAAAGGCAGAGTCAGTAGCTTCTAGGCTACGTAGAGTTTTGAGGCGGGCATAATGAACATGGGGGGCATGGTGGCTACTAGGCCCCTGGAAAGCTCTCATTTCTTCATACCCTTGCTCAGTTGCTGGGCAGGCCCCCATGGCTGCATATTCCCCCCCAGGACCACCTCCACCACGTCGCCGATTCATATATTCATAGTCTTCATCTGGAGTTGTGCCAGCAGTGGGCATGATGGGCACGGGGTGGAGTGGGCAACTCTGTGTGCTACCCAGGGAGGCACTGAGGTCTGATCCCACATCCATGTATTCATAACCCAGCTCCTCGAGGGAACTTGGCCGGGGAGGATGAGGTGGACTGTGCCTTCTCCGGTTCATGTATTCAtactcctcctcttcatcttcttcttcagtACCCAGGACAGAACTGCGACCCACTGAAGAAAGAGTGCCTTCTCGGGAGGAGGGAGTACCTAGGGATTGAGAAGAGAAGCTAGGTATGTGGAGGACATGATGGCAATAGGCAGTCGGGAAtggtagaactttttttttttaaaacagtttcactatgttgcccttggagtgctatagcgtcacagcccTCAAGCCtcaactcttggggcttaagcgattctcttacctcaacctcccaaggctgaggggactacaggtgcccgccacaatgcccagctattttttgttgtagttgtcattgctgtttagttggcccaggcgaggtcgaacatgccaccctcggtatatgtggctggcactgtaagcactgtgctacgggcaccaagccaaggggggaaaatttttaaaaaataaatacggAGGCATGTGATCAGAGAAGACAAAAGAATTAAGAGAAAggattaggctcggcacctgtagctcagcagctagggcaccagccacatacaccagagctggcaggttcgaatccagcccaggccggctaaacaacaatgacaactacaacggaaaaatagtcaggcattgtggtgggctcctatagttcccagctacttgggaggctgaggcaagagaattgcttaagctcaagagtttgaggttgctgtgagctgtgacaccacggcattctaccgagggcaacaacatgagactctgtctcaaaaaaaaaaaaaaaaattaaattaaaagagaggcttggcgcctatggctcaagtggctaaggcaccagccacatacacctgagctggcaggtttgaatccagcccaggcccaccaaacaacaatgacagctgcaaccaaaaatagccaggcgttgtggcaggcgcctatagtcccagctacttgggaggtggaggcaggagactcgcttgagcccaggagttggaggttgctgtgagctgtgatgctacagcactctaccgagggtgacagcttaaggctctgtctcaataaaaaaagagagagagtggaacctgtggctcaaggagtagggcgctggccccatataccaggggtggcgggttcaagcctggcccctgccaaaactgcaaaaataaaataaaataaaaaataaaaagagaaaagatgaaaggaataattgaGGAAAGCCCTAGGAAGATTAGGCACCTTTGAGGTGTGTATCTGGCATGACATAACCATTGACATCCTCTTCCTCTAACCCTGGTGGGGAGAGTGGGGTGACAGGAGTAAGTAGACTATGGCGCTGGGAATGGTAGGCACTGTCTCCACGGGGCCGCGGActccggctccggctccggctccggctccTACACATTGACACCTTCTCTTGGAGCTCAGCTTCAGAGCCTGTCACATGGCCTTCTGATGACTCTGATGCCAGGCGTGTCCGTGGTATTGGATGCAGAGAGACTGGACGGGGACATCTTTCACTACCTCCACAAACTGCAGAATCctaaagaggaaaacaaacagaaaataatacaagAAGATTTATATAGAGACAAGGAAAGAAGGAGATTGAATAGTTCAATGCCTTCTTTTTTGTAGGACGATGATTAAACCtcagagtctcagttgccctgggtagagtgctgtggtgtcatcatggatcacagtaacctgaaactcttgggcttatgtgatcctcttgcctcagcctcccaaggagctgggactataggaatatgccaccacacctggctaattattctattttttttttttttttgtagagacagagtctcactttatagccctcggtagagtgccgtggcctcacacagctcacagcaacctccaactcctgggcttaagcgattctcttgcctcagcctcccgagtagctgggactacaggtgcccaccacaatgcccagctattttttggttgcagtttggctggggccaggtttgaacccgccacccttggtatatggggccggcgccttaccgactgagccacaggcaccgccctaatttttctattttttaagtagatacagggtcttgattttgcttaggctggtcttgaactcttgggctcaagcaatctacccacctcagccttccagagtgcttggattccaggcatgagccaccttgcccagcctaaaCCTCAAAAGTTTCTAATGCCTCCCACATAACCCTTATCATTCCGATCCTAAGACCCAACCTCTCATCAACAGACTTTACCTGGGAAGCTTCCCCAAGATTGCTCTGGTTCATGGGCATGTATCCAGATGATGGATTTAAAAGGCTCTGGCTCTAGGAtgaaaaaagtaaggaaaaggTTTAAGATGAAGGAAGAATCTACTCTTACCATAGGGGGCCTGGAGTGGTTAATCTGGTGTCTGTAGGGTTCATGAGGGCTTAGAGTGTAGAGAATTGGGTAACTACTTAGGAGGTGTCTTACCCCACGTGGTCTATTAAGTGTTCCAATGGGTAGGCTGAGGGCAGAGCCCAGTGTGGTTGCCAGATTGTCCTCCTCTGCTTCCAAGTCTAGGTCTAGGTCTAGTTCTGGCTCCAGCTCTACTTCTTCCAGTTCCTTGTCTGTCAGAGCAGAGGGCTCTGCCCCAGGTGCTATTCCAGGCCCACTCTCTCTCTATAGGAACAGGTGATTGTTAGGGTGGATCCTGGTTCTAGCCAAGTCTCTCTTTCTCTAAATTTCTTTGATACCTCTTAGCTCTTACTTACCTTTATGACCAGATACCGGGGTGGGTCTCGGGCCATCCTGGTGAATTCATTggctagttctttaaaggttggTCGAATGTTCTCATCAATCATCCAACCTAGGGGTAAAATGTTAGAGGTAGACACACAAAAGGGGATAGAGCCATAAGACAAGTAGAGAGGGAAGTCAGTTAGAAAATGGCTGGGATCAGTAGGTAACTCACACTTGACCATCACCATGTAGACATCAATGGTGCAAATCTGGGGCTGTGCCAACCGTTCCCCTTTCTCTAGCAGGTCTGGCACTTCAGCCAATCGTAGCCCTGCATAGGGCTCAGCTCCGAAGGTCATCAACTCCCAAACTGTCACACCTGATGATAGGAAGAAATGTACTAGTAGGTGGTAAAATGGTTGACATGGTCATGAAGTGAAAAGAAGGCataacctgaattttttttttttagagacagggtcttgctctgtcactcaggctagagtgcagtagcataatcatagctcactgtaatcttgaactcctggactcaagtgatcctcctgcctcatgactataggcataagccaccacgccaggctagtttttaaataattaaaaagaatttttgcaagcagcgcctgtggctcaaggagtagggcgctagtcctatatgctggaggtggcgggttcaaacccagccctggccaaaaaccacaaaaaaaaaaaaagaatttttgcatagatggggatcttgctatgttcaggttggtcttgaactcctggcctcaaatgatcttcctgccttggcctctcagagcactgagattgcaggcatgagccactgtgcccaggagaACGTGATTTGACACAAGGATCTGAAGTGCTTAGAAAAGGGGtcttgataaattgtggtatatgtatcatggaatactatgcagccttaaagaaagatggagactttacctctttcatgtttacatggatggagctggaacatattcttcttagtaaagtatcccaagaatggaagaaaaaatacccaatgtacacagccctactatgaaactaatttgggactctcacatgaaagctataacccagctacaacttaacaatagggggaagtgggaaaggggggggtgggtagagggaggggaatcggtgggatcacacctgtggtgcatattacaggggtatttgcgaaacttggtaaatgtagaatgtaaatgttttggcacagtaactgagataacgccagaaaggctatgttaaccactgtgataaaaatgtgtcaaatggtttatgaagtgagtgtatgatgccccataatcatatcattgtatacagttatgatttaataaaaaaaataaaataaaataaaacaaaagaaaaattaaaaaaaaaaagaaaaggggtctTGGGCAGCGCCGGAgcagtgctggccccatataccaagggtggtgggtttgaaccctgccaaaacgcccggccaaactgcaacaaaaaatagccgggcgttttggcaggtggctgtagtcccagctacttgggaggctgaggcaagagaatcgcctaagcccaagagctggaggttgctgtgagctgcaatgccacagcactctactgagggagacaaagtgagactctgtctctaaaaaaaaaaaaaaagaaagaaagaaaaggggtcTCAAAGGCAATTGCAAAATTGGCCCACTGATGGTATGGAGGGCACTGAGATACACTGACCATAGCTCCAGACGTCACTCTGGTGTGTGTATTTCCCAAAGTGAATACTCTCAAGGGCCATCCACTTAATTGGAGTCTGAAGAGTAAAGATAAAGGTGTCACCAGTTGATTTCTACACACTTTCTTAGCATTTCTAAGCCCCAAATTCTCttatcattcttttcctttgtttctctctGAACTTAAATTGTTGACATCTCTAGCTTTCTCTTCATGAACTTACCATGAGGCATGAAGGATCTGCCTGCCCCTGAAGGAAACCACTGCCTCCTCCCTAACCCCATGCTTTGGTCCACTCCCACCTCCTTACCCAGCCCTTTCTGTCACCTTACCTTGGCCTCACTATGTAGTAGCTGTTTATCATCCGGTGGCAGCAGATCAGCCACACCGAAATCTGCTACCTGAACCTGACTAGGTGACTTGAGTAGCACATTTCGGGCAGCCAGGTTCCTATGTACCATACCATGCTCCTCAAGGTAGTACATACCCTAAAGGGAAGAAAGTACTCTCAGGGTTGGGGGAAATCAGTAAGTCACTGAGATCTAGAATCCTCCCAAACCCTGAAGATATGTCTGAGAACTTCAGCCTTCCTACCGCAGCCaggcaggtttttttgttttgtttttgttttttgagacagagtgtcagtatgtcaccctcggtagagtgccatggtgtcacagttcacagcaatctcaaacacttgggcttaagcgattctcttgcctcagcctcccaagtaactgggaccataggcgcccgccacaatacccagctatttttttagagatgaggtcttgctcttgctcaagctggtctcaaacttgtgagctcaggcaatccatccaccttggcctcccagggtgctaggattacaggcatgagccaccgtgcccagcccagctGGGCAGTTCGTATCATAGAGCTCCTCCAGGCTCCTCTCACCTTTGCAATCTGCACTCCCCAGTTGAGCAGCAGTTGTGGCCCTAGTGCTCCCCGGTGTTGTCTCACATGATCCAGCAGAGAACCCAGAGGCAAGTATTGAGTGACCAGCTGCAGAGATGATCCTGGGCATAGTCCCAGCAGCCGTACAATGTGGGCATGGTCTAGACTGCCAATGGCCAGCATATGCTAAGAGACACAAGAGGTGTTATCCAGGAAACAGATTCACATACAGTCTGCACATGGCACACCCAGACCAGGGCCCCCCAACATTCAAGTACATCAACATGGCTAACATGGCTGTTAACACAGGGTCATGCTTCTACATGATTGTATCTAATGTTGTCCTCTCTCCTAGTGGCATACAGagctcctttctttttctatctttctttttttttttttttgagacagagtcttactatgttgccttcggtagagtgctgtggtgtcacaactcacagcaacctcaaactcttgggcttaagtaattctcttgcctcagtttcctaagtagctgagactacaggcacttgccacaacctggctattttttttgttgcagttgtcattgttgtttagctggcccgggctggatttgaactcgccagcctcaatgtggccggtgccctaactacatggtacaggcactgagcccagagcTCCCTTCTTTCACTTACATCTGTCACAGCTTGAAAACTTTGCCGTCCACTCTTGTCCTCAATGACTTTAATGCAGACTGGAATCTTGATAGATTCACCctcagggatccacactccctgGGAAGTTTGGGGCAGGAGTCAGTCTAGGTCATTCTCCCCAGATCAGCCCTTGGCtaaaattttttcccctttgcccTAAATCCTCCTCCCACTTCTCCAGCCTTCCTGTGGGTCACTCACTTTGTGCACAGTTCCAAAGACACCTGAACCAAGCACTTTAAGCTTCCTCAGCTCTGTCTCTTTGAAGATTCTGGCCAAAACTTTGTTAGCCTTCTCACTGGGATCCAGAGGCTCTATACTCTGAGGAACAGAAGGGATAGAGGTGTTGGTGAAGGCCCAACTCACATTCTGCTCCAGCCTGCTCCCCCTAAGTGGTGAACACAGCACAGAGCCCAAAGGACAGGAAAAGAGACTGTCTTTAGTCCTGGAAAACACTGTAGGCATATGGAGAAATAACAGACCCCAAGGACTGAAGCAATTGTTTGTTGTCATGAGATTAGAAATTCAGAGAGCcgggttttctttttaatggggGAGGCAGGGTCCGGGGTGCCCCTTGGGAATATTATTAATACTGTCCCCACCTTGACTCCCCTCACAACCATCCTGAAAGGATGAATGTAACTTAGACACAGAGAACAGAAGTAAGTTTTTCAAAGTCATGTAGGAAATTAATGGCAAAATCAGAACTAGAATGTATGCCTCCCACTTCTCTGACCAGAGTTCTATCTAGAGAACCACACTCTCTCCTTGAAGAAAGGGATCAAATCtccagggagagaaggggaatGGTGCTCATTTCATTTCTGATCTGTGGGTGCATTTGGCAAGAGGGACCTCTCGAAATCAAGCTAAGTACTCACCTCGCCTCGTTCCAAGTAGCGCCTCATAGCCCTTTTATTCTGAATCTGGCGCCCACGCCAATAGAGAAAAGTACCACCCAAGATCAGGAAAATTGCTACCAATCCTACTATCACCATCAAAGCCATCGTCAGATGGGTTTTGCTGTGGAATATAGAGAAACCAAGCATTATCCTGGATATACACCTCCATTACCAATATCTTCTATACCTGTGCCAAGATATAGTGCAGATGTGGAGCAAGAATTTAACTTTCACACACATTTTTTTGTGACGgagtcactttgtcactcttgatacagtgctgtggcgtcacagctcacaccctataggcacccaccacaacaccaggctatttttagagatggggtgtcgctcttgctcaggctagtctcatactcctgagctcggcctcccagagttctaggattacaggtgtgagccatcgtatCAGAGTATacatatgttttttatatatatatatatatatatatatatgtccttGAGCAATGAAGGGACCAACCTAATCTAGACCACCATTAGGCTACTACAAATTAATTTTAGGAAAGAAAGGCCAGAAGCCTGGATTCTTATGTCTCAAGTCTAATAACAGTGGACTGTGTATAAAAGGGGGAATGAATAGATGCACTCTTCTTTGCAGGTAACCGCCCTCACCCTAGCTTTTCTCCCAAATATCCCCAGCTTCCAGAATCTCCAAGACCATCATCATACCTGATCAGCTCCAATGGTTGGCCTAAACAGTCTTGTAGCTCTGGTCCTTTACACCTAAAAAAGACAGCCAACACCTTAAATGGGAGCTCGAACAACAGAGGCTCAATGCCAATGGCCTCAACCTACAAAAGCTGTTTCAGAACCTACCATGGCATCCTATCCTGGAGCCCAAAGCCTAACACAAGCTGTGGCCTCCATCTCCAGTTCATCAGCCCTCCCTGAGCCCCTCTATAATGAAACTCATCTGAACTGAGTTTATTACACGTTCCCCAAATTGTACTGTGCTGTTATTGAGTTTCCCTTTCTCCAGTGCATCACTACCAGGCTGAGAGTGATCCTTAAATCACAGTCCCCCTCTTCTCTCTTCATCCTAGTTTTGTGCTCCCACCCTTCAGCCTGCACCCTCTTTTCATCATTCCATTACTGACCCCTGAGTGCAATTCTCATGGCAGGGCTGACATTCATTCTGAACATCTGGGTACTTGTAGATGGGGCCCTTGGCACCTAAGACTCCATTTGGGCAGCTGCTCACACAGTGGGGCCCATCTCGAAAATGGGCACATTGGGTACAAGCATCAGAGCCCTGAGTAGAGAAAGCAGGAAGAATTGGATTCCAAGGTTAACTTCATAACTCCCAGGAAAGACCAACCCAGCCACTTAGGATCCTCCAGCCACCATCCTTAGATTATCTGGCTTCCCTGTACTGTCTCTGGGGTTCGGCTATATCATTTCCTAGATGCTCCACGTGTTGCCCCTCACCTATCTGCCTTAGAGATTATGGTGCTGCTACTATACCGAGCCATTGCATGTGGCAGTGCCCTCCATGGGCTGGCATTCTGGGTGGCAGGAGAAGCATTCAGCATCATGGGCAAACTCACGAGGCTCCCTGCAGTGGGGTACAAAAGAAGTGGGGTCACTTTCAAGTCCTAACCATCACGTCCTGAGCCCACACCCACAGGTCTCCTACCTCATTCCCACCAAGGCATATGCAGAAAGCTGTCTAAACGTTCAGGTGCACAGCTCCATCCTAGAGCTCCACTTctgccccttctttttttttttttaagtttatttatttatttattttgcagtttttggccagggctgggtttgaacctgccacctccggcatatggggccggcgccctactccattgagccacaggcaccgccctccgcCCCTTCTTGATTGTATCCCTCACTATACCCATTCAGAAAGTTGCAGTGGGTCACACAGACACCTCCTCGGCTGTAGTTGCGGCAGGATAAGCACTGACTAGGGCCTGGACCCCAGCATCCCCCAGAAGAGCACAGTGGGTCACACACTTTGCCCTCTGCCACTGGAAAGGAAGGGGTGGATTAGGAGAGGAGCCTGGGGATACCTACCAAGCCCTCTCCTACTCTTCCTCATTACTTCTTCTAACCTAACATCCCCCTTCTCCATAGTTTTATCCCCAACCCCATTCCCACTTCAGGGAAGAAAAAGCCTTACACCCTGTCTTCCCTGACTGCCTGTTCTCCACACCTAGTGGGCCCTTTCCCTCACCACAGTCTCTGCGGGGCCGATTGTGCTTGATGTCTAGTCTCTCTTCCGAAG includes:
- the ERBB3 gene encoding receptor tyrosine-protein kinase erbB-3 isoform X4; translated protein: MGNLEIVLTGHNADLSFLQWIREVTGYVLVAMNEFSTLPLPNLRVVRGTQVYDGKFAIFVMLNYNTNSSHALRQLRFTQLTEILSGGVYIEKNDKLCHMDTIDWRDIVRDRCAEIVVKDNGRSCPPCHEVCKGRCWGPGPEDCQTLTKTICAPQCNGHCFGPNPNQCCHDECAGGCSGPQDTDCFACRHFNDSGACVPRCPQPLVYNKLTFQLEPNPHTKYQYGGVCVASCPHNFVVDQTSCVRACPPDKMEVDKNGLKMCEPCGGLCPKACEGTGSGSRFQTVDSSNIDGFVNCTKILGNLDFLITGLNGDPWHKIPALDPEKLNVFRTVREITGYLNIQSWPPHMHNFSVFSNLTTIGGRSLYNRGFSLLIMKNLNVTSLGLRSLKEISAGRIYISANRQLCYHHSLNWTKLLRGPSEERLDIKHNRPRRDCVAEGKVCDPLCSSGGCWGPGPSQCLSCRNYSRGGVCVTHCNFLNGEPREFAHDAECFSCHPECQPMEGTATCNGSGSDACTQCAHFRDGPHCVSSCPNGVLGAKGPIYKYPDVQNECQPCHENCTQGCKGPELQDCLGQPLELISKTHLTMALMVIVGLVAIFLILGGTFLYWRGRQIQNKRAMRRYLERGESIEPLDPSEKANKVLARIFKETELRKLKVLGSGVFGTVHKGVWIPEGESIKIPVCIKVIEDKSGRQSFQAVTDHMLAIGSLDHAHIVRLLGLCPGSSLQLVTQYLPLGSLLDHVRQHRGALGPQLLLNWGVQIAKGMYYLEEHGMVHRNLAARNVLLKSPSQVQVADFGVADLLPPDDKQLLHSEAKTPIKWMALESIHFGKYTHQSDVWSYGVTVWELMTFGAEPYAGLRLAEVPDLLEKGERLAQPQICTIDVYMVMVKCWMIDENIRPTFKELANEFTRMARDPPRYLVIKRESGPGIAPGAEPSALTDKELEEVELEPELDLDLDLEAEEDNLATTLGSALSLPIGTLNRPRGSQSLLNPSSGYMPMNQSNLGEASQDSAVCGGSERCPRPVSLHPIPRTRLASESSEGHVTGSEAELQEKVSMCRSRSRSRSRSPRPRGDSAYHSQRHSLLTPVTPLSPPGLEEEDVNGYVMPDTHLKGTPSSREGTLSSVGRSSVLGTEEEDEEEEYEYMNRRRHSPPHPPRPSSLEELGYEYMDVGSDLSASLGSTQSCPLHPVPIMPTAGTTPDEDYEYMNRRRGGGGPGGEYAAMGACPATEQGYEEMRAFQGPSSHHAPHVHYARLKTLRSLEATDSAFDNPDYWHSRLFPKANAQRT
- the ERBB3 gene encoding receptor tyrosine-protein kinase erbB-3 isoform X2 yields the protein MCLWSRLYPSEVCPGTLNGLSVTGDAENQYQTLYKLYERCEVVMGNLEIVLTGHNADLSFLQWIREVTGYVLVAMNEFSTLPLPNLRVVRGTQVYDGKFAIFVMLNYNTNSSHALRQLRFTQLTEILSGGVYIEKNDKLCHMDTIDWRDIVRDRCAEIVVKDNGRSCPPCHEVCKGRCWGPGPEDCQTLTKTICAPQCNGHCFGPNPNQCCHDECAGGCSGPQDTDCFACRHFNDSGACVPRCPQPLVYNKLTFQLEPNPHTKYQYGGVCVASCPHNFVVDQTSCVRACPPDKMEVDKNGLKMCEPCGGLCPKACEGTGSGSRFQTVDSSNIDGFVNCTKILGNLDFLITGLNGDPWHKIPALDPEKLNVFRTVREITGYLNIQSWPPHMHNFSVFSNLTTIGGRSLYNRGFSLLIMKNLNVTSLGLRSLKEISAGRIYISANRQLCYHHSLNWTKLLRGPSEERLDIKHNRPRRDCVAEGKVCDPLCSSGGCWGPGPSQCLSCRNYSRGGVCVTHCNFLNGEPREFAHDAECFSCHPECQPMEGTATCNGSGSDACTQCAHFRDGPHCVSSCPNGVLGAKGPIYKYPDVQNECQPCHENCTQGCKGPELQDCLGQPLELISKTHLTMALMVIVGLVAIFLILGGTFLYWRGRQIQNKRAMRRYLERGESIEPLDPSEKANKVLARIFKETELRKLKVLGSGVFGTVHKGVWIPEGESIKIPVCIKVIEDKSGRQSFQAVTDHMLAIGSLDHAHIVRLLGLCPGSSLQLVTQYLPLGSLLDHVRQHRGALGPQLLLNWGVQIAKGMYYLEEHGMVHRNLAARNVLLKSPSQVQVADFGVADLLPPDDKQLLHSEAKTPIKWMALESIHFGKYTHQSDVWSYGVTVWELMTFGAEPYAGLRLAEVPDLLEKGERLAQPQICTIDVYMVMVKCWMIDENIRPTFKELANEFTRMARDPPRYLVIKRESGPGIAPGAEPSALTDKELEEVELEPELDLDLDLEAEEDNLATTLGSALSLPIGTLNRPRGSQSLLNPSSGYMPMNQSNLGEASQDSAVCGGSERCPRPVSLHPIPRTRLASESSEGHVTGSEAELQEKVSMCRSRSRSRSRSPRPRGDSAYHSQRHSLLTPVTPLSPPGLEEEDVNGYVMPDTHLKGTPSSREGTLSSVGRSSVLGTEEEDEEEEYEYMNRRRHSPPHPPRPSSLEELGYEYMDVGSDLSASLGSTQSCPLHPVPIMPTAGTTPDEDYEYMNRRRGGGGPGGEYAAMGACPATEQGYEEMRAFQGPSSHHAPHVHYARLKTLRSLEATDSAFDNPDYWHSRLFPKANAQRT